A single genomic interval of Cupriavidus sp. MP-37 harbors:
- the can gene encoding carbonate dehydratase, which produces MNDAIAQLFRNNRDWVDRVNAEDPAFFTRLANQQAPEYLWIGCSDSRVPANQILGLAPGEVFVHRNIANVIAHSDLNALSVIQFAVEVLKVRHITVVGHYGCGGVKVALKRERIGLADNWLRHVRDVADKHESYLGTILREEDAHTRLCELNVIEQVNNVCQTTVIQDAWARGQAITVHGWIYGVSDGLLRDLGMAASNNDELHEQLAAAYRQYGEPPQASIR; this is translated from the coding sequence ATGAATGACGCCATCGCCCAGCTGTTCCGCAACAACCGCGACTGGGTCGACCGCGTCAATGCGGAAGATCCGGCCTTCTTTACCCGCCTGGCCAACCAGCAGGCGCCGGAATACCTGTGGATCGGCTGCTCCGATTCGCGCGTCCCGGCCAACCAGATCCTGGGCCTGGCGCCGGGCGAGGTGTTCGTCCACCGCAACATCGCCAACGTGATCGCGCACAGCGACCTGAACGCACTGTCGGTGATCCAGTTCGCGGTGGAAGTGCTCAAGGTGCGCCATATCACCGTGGTGGGCCACTACGGCTGCGGCGGGGTCAAGGTTGCGCTCAAGCGCGAGCGCATCGGCCTGGCCGACAACTGGCTGCGCCATGTGCGCGACGTCGCCGACAAGCATGAGTCCTACCTCGGCACCATCCTGCGCGAGGAGGACGCCCACACCCGGCTGTGCGAGCTCAACGTGATCGAGCAGGTCAACAACGTCTGCCAGACCACCGTGATCCAGGACGCCTGGGCGCGCGGCCAGGCCATCACCGTGCACGGCTGGATCTACGGCGTGTCCGACGGCCTGCTGCGCGACCTCGGCATGGCCGCCAGCAACAACGACGAGCTGCACGAGCAGCTGGCCGCGGCCTACCGCCAGTACGGCGAGCCGCCGCAGGCGTCGATCCGCTGA